One window from the genome of Pyrus communis chromosome 16, drPyrComm1.1, whole genome shotgun sequence encodes:
- the LOC137719820 gene encoding plastidic glucose transporter 4-like translates to MQASIYGSVKGKLGFEDQNQRRVLGFGELKKIEQVQGPGICGLLRGELALVGLANVLGTAVASSLMDQQGRKSLLLTSFGGMAASMLLLSLSFTWKALAPYSAPLSVAGTVIYVLSFSLGAGPVPALLLPEIFASRIRAKAVSLSLGMHWISNFVIGLYFLSLVTKFGIGTVYFGFADVCLLAVLYIAGNIVETKGRSLEEIERALSVVT, encoded by the coding sequence ATGCAAGCGTCAATTTATGGTTCAGTAAAGGGGAAGTTGGGGTTTGAAGATCAAAACCAAAGAAGGGTATTGGGTTTTggagaattgaaaaaaatagagCAAGTACAGGGTCCAGGAATCTGTGGGTTGCTGAGAGGAGAACTTGCTCTGGTTGGATTAGCAAATGTCTTGGGCACAGCTGTTGCATCCTCATTGATGGACCAACAGGGAAGGAAAAGTCTTCTACTCACAAGCTTCGGTGGAATGGCTGCTTCGATGTTGCTGCTTTCACTGTCCTTTACATGGAAAGCCCTTGCTCCATATTCTGCCCCCCTTTCTGTCGCTGGAACTGTTATCTATGTATTGTCCTTTTCACTTGGCGCTGGCCCTGTGCCTGCTCTTCTTCTACCAGAGATTTTTGCTTCAAGAATCAGAGCAAAAGCAGTTTCTTTGTCATTGGGCATGCACTGGATTTCAAACTTCGTCATAGGCCTCTACTTCTTGAGCCTTGTAACTAAGTTCGGGATCGGCACAGTGTATTTTGGATTCGCTGACGTCTGCCTTCTGGCTGTCTTGTACATAGCTGGTAATATTGTTGAAACGAAAGGTCGTTCGTTGGAGGAAATAGAGCGTGCTCTTAGTGTTGTCACTTGA
- the LOC137720239 gene encoding serine/threonine-protein kinase BSK3-like codes for MGGQCFNLIPCCWNSQMKAAVLETPDIDNEEKSEVDNLPAFREFTFEQLKNATSGFAVEYIVSEQGEKAPNIVYKGKLENQKRIAVKRFNRLAWPDAQQFVEEARLVGHLRNQRLVNLLGCCCEGDERLLVAEYMPNETLAKHLFHWDTQPKKWVMRLRVVLHLAQALEYCTSKGRALYHDLNGYRILFDEEGNPRISTFGLMKNSRDGKSYSTNLAFSPPEYIRTGRVTPESAIYSFGTLLIDLLSGKHIPPSHALDLIRDRNLQMLIDSCLEVQLSNDDGTELARLASRCLQSEPGERPNPKSLVASLTPLQKETEVPSSVLMGIPHGTSWSSLSPLGEACTRRDLTAIHEILESIGYKDDGMTNELSFQMWTGQMQESLDSKKKGDSAFKHKDFRTTIECYSQFIDVGTMVSPTIFARRSLSYLMSDKPQKALNDAMQAQVVSPVWHIACYLQAVALSALGMDIETQAALKEGTTLESKRSKAVGQK; via the exons ATGGGGGGTCAATGCTTCAATCTCATACCATGTTGCTGGAATTCACAAATGAAGGCAGCGGTTCTCGAAACTCCTGATATTG ATAATGAGGAGAAGAGTGAGGTTGATAACTTACCTGCATTTCGTGAATTCACATTTGAGCAACTTAAAAATGCAACATCTGGTTTTGCCGTGGAGTACATTGTGTCTGAGCAAGGAGAGAAGGCACCAAATATTGTTTATAAAGGGAAACTTGAAAATCAGAAGAGAATTGCTGTTAAGCGCTTCAATAGGTTGGCCTGGCCCGATGCTCAGCAATTTGTG GAGGAAGCAAGATTGGTCGGTCACCTCCGCAACCAGAGATTGGTCAATttgcttggttgttgttgtgaagGTGATGAAAGGTTGCTTGTGGCGGAATATATGCCCAATGAAACACTTGCAAAGCATCTTTTTCATT GGGATACACAGCCTAAGAAATGGGTAATGCGATTAAGAGTTGTGTTACATCTTGCACAGGCTCTAGAATACTGCACAAGTAAGGGGCGTGCGCTTTATCACGACCTTAATGGTTACAGAATTTTATTTGATGAG GAAGGCAATCCTAGAATATCCACCTTTGGACTGATGAAAAATAGTAGGGATGGGAAGAGTTATAGTACAAATCTGGCATTTAGTCCTCCTGAATATATTAGGACTG GGAGAGTAACACCAGAAAGTGCAATATATAGCTTTGGGACTCTCTTGATTGATCTTCTCAGCGGAAAGCATATCCCCCCTAGCCAT GCCCTAGACCTGATTCGAGACAGAAATCTTCAGATGCTGATAGATTCTTGCTTGGAAGTACAGCTTTCTAATGATGATGGTACTGAGTTGGCACGCTTGGCTTCACGATGTTTACAATCTGAACCCGGAGAGCGACCAAATCCAAAGTCATTAGTTGCTTCTTTGACTCCTCTTCAGAAAGAAACTGAG GTTCCTTCTTCTGTTTTGATGGGTATCCCACACGGTACCTCCTGGTCTTCTCTTTCACCACTCGGCGAAGCCTGCACAAGAAGGGATTTGACTGCTATACATGAGATCCTAGAGAGTATCGGCTATAAAGATGATGGAATGACAAATGAG CTCTCGTTCCAAATGTGGACTGGCCAAATGCAGGAATCATTAGATTCAAAGAAAAAGGGGGATTCTGCTTTTAAGCACAAGGACTTCAGAACCACGATTGAGTGTTATTCACAG TTCATTGATGTTGGAACGATGGTTTCTCCAACAATTTTTGCCCGGCGTAGTTTGTCTTATCTCATGAGTGACAAGCCTCAGAAAGCTCTAAACGATGCAATGCAAGCACAAGTAGTCTCCCCAGTTTGGCACATTGCGTGTTATCTTCAGGCTGTTGCCCTTTCGGCACTTGGAATGGACATTGAAACTCAAGCAGCACTTAAGGAGGGTACTACGCTTGAATCCAAAAGGAGTAAAGCTGTTGGACAAAAGTGA